The stretch of DNA CCGCCCTTATCATGCATACTGGGGAGCAGCCTACTGATAGTGTAACAATAATACATAGCATGGCTGCAGCACCCTTCAAGCTACAATCTCAAGGTGCCTCACATGCGCGGGGAAGcatcatccccactttacagatggggaaactgaggcatatacCCTCTAAATGACTTCCTCTTATtacacacagggagtctgtgttAGAGCTAGGAGAAAAGAAGCCAGGGATCCTGATTCTCAATCTGGTACATTAACCATCTTCCACACACATACCCCCAGTACAATGCTGGCTTCATCAAAGCAGCCTGACCACATTGCACACTGGGCCTCACACCATGCAGGAGCCTTGCCTATATGTAAATTAATTCCCAGACAACAACTGAGAGTATGTACCGGTCACTTAATAAAACACTCTACAGGGATGGTGTAATTTACCCCAATCCCAGCAATACAAACCCCAGAAATTCATTTAAAAGATCAAGGTGTCAgataaaagaaatccaaacatattAAGGTCTGGAAACAcacagttaaggcacccaaacaaccttaactctgctccacTGCAGGCTGTATGAACAAGGTGGCAGCCATACCTGATTGGCAGTAGTAGGAGAGCATTGGCTGGAAACCAATCATGGAGAAAGGAATTAGTGCTGGCATGCAGCACAGTAGCAACCTTGTCCTTCCCATAACGAAAGCTATAGGTAGCTGTAACCTTTACAGGGTTGCtcacaaataaatatgcactgtGTCTTTAAGGAAAGGTTTGCCAAAAGGCTGCAGAGAGTGCGAGCAGTGCCTCTGCTGAAGAGCTGAACCACAGCgatgagcagggggcaggagcttCTGATGAGGGGAGGCTGCATATACCAGCAGAGGGAGCCATGGCTCAGGTACTGGGATGTTGCCATAGAGAACTAGACACAGGACAGAGTTGCATGCTACAGGTTACCATACAGGGCTGGACATAATCTGGCTCTGTAGGTATCTATGTGGTGCGGGTGGCCGGAAGCAACATTATCTCAAGATGTGACCTCAGCTTGTGTGATATGATGAGCAGGGTCTTGTCAGTACTGGGAGGGGAAACCTTCCAGGAAAACTCAAAGGTTGCCAGAAGTGGTGTGGGCAACTCCACAGCTCGTGCTCTTCCCTCTGAATCAGCACTGAACcagtcctgcagctgggggacacTGTGCTACTTTCTGGACAGGAGGTAGCAGAGCATCTGCCTGCTTGTAATTAAAGATCCCACAGGACTTTTCACAAAAGCCAAATATCGACTCTGACTGCTAAATTCTGCATCCCTAAATCCCCTCCCAAGTTTTAATTTCTTACATTCTCCATTTCCTGTTCTAAACCATTGTACAGCTTCCCCTTTCCACCTgacaggtggctgcatttcagtggtgggtgccGTGGTTCCTGAAGAAAGAGTTTGCAGAATTTGTTcctaatgtttgtacagtgctggaTCATCCTCCGTCCCCTCTGTGCAATTCAGGGACAAGCCAGCGTTTACTCTCCAGGGCCCATCAGCCATGCTCCAGCTGTAGAAGAGCATTGCTCAGCTGGTATTCCCACTGTGAGCACTTCCCTGCACACCTGGTCCCATCCCTGCTCtttccccctgcactgaggcaagaaCATGCATACTGATGCCCTCGTCTTGCTCGGTGATTGTCACCATTTACCACTTGCTTTATAGAAACTGTCGTTACTGCACTTCAGCATCTCTGCTGCCGTAGTAGCATGCTGTGCTtaaacccctccccgcccccatttgCTGCGACACCACACGGTGGGAGTGCCAGTTGTCAGGGCTACAGGCAAATGGGCCAGTTCCCAGAATCTCTCggggggtggatgtgcagcatcACAGTAGGCAAATGAGCCGACACCCAGAAGACCTACCTTGGGGGACTGCTAATCTGCTGGCAAGAAGTAGGCCAATAGTATccagactccttgctgctgtgTGTGAGGGCAGAGCCTCCAAAGAGCTAAGCCTATAACTAGCTCCCCAGCTTCAGGGATGAGGTTTGCACCTGCCCGTGTGAGGAGACTTGGTTCTGCGGAAAAATATCTGGCTTACCAAAAACCAATTTTCCTGGCCGAAAGTGCCCAGCCCTTTGCTGCCCTCCAGAGTCAGCCCAGGTCTGTCTTACCCTGACCAGGGAGCAGAAGGTGACCCGAAGGATGGGGTGGAGCTGCTCCTGGAGATGTTcccagcctgcaccctcagccaggcTCAGAAGGCACTAACCATGGCACTGGGAAATCTGGACGAGGCGGTGCAATTACTGGTGGAGGAGAAGGTGGAACCTGGCCCAGGGGGTGCTAACGTGAAGGTATTGTGGCCCTGGCAGCAGCACCGGGGGGGACTGGAGGAACCGGTGTCCACAAATACAGCAGGGCATCACACCAAGATGAAACATAGTTCATTACCTCTGAAAGTGGCTGTGGCGATCTTCCATGTCCCCATAGCAAATGGAAGAGGCCAGCAGGTCCTCACCCTGTGAGCAGAGCAGTGAGATCCCACTGAGCTGGCTGCTTCCCCAGGGATTCCAGGTACAGGCTGTCCAGCCTGCTGGGCTGCTATGAGAGAAGTTGTGCCCCATGCATTCTCCCCTAACGCTGACTGGCCAGCATCCGGGGTAGCTTCTCCACACGGGGACTAGCTAACAGGATGGAACTGGACAGCTGATGACTTTGTAGCTCACGCACATCCTTTCCTACTCTCTAATCCCAGGAGACAGCAAGGCCCTGCCGAGTGCCCAAACAAGACGACCTCAAACAATTTATCTTACAGAAGTAAGTACCAAGCAGCGAGGATCTGCTCATGTCCTTGTTAGTGGCAAGAACGGGCTCTGATGAGGGGCGTGGGGAAATAGTCACAAATGGACCTTGCCCACCCAGGCTACCCTGCCAAAGTGACCTATCCGAGAGCTTTGGTGTGTGCCACTCTGCAGTTGGGCCATTGGTAAGGGGAGGATCCTGGCATGCCTGGGCCATGGCTAATCTCAAAATGCAGGTCCAGTCAGAGAAGGGATGTGAACTCTGCTCGGGGTTTCCCTCTTGATTCTTACAACCACGTCTGGCTCAGACGAGCCTAAAGCCACTATCTGTAAGTGCTGAAGCTGCAGCCTGCACCTGcccagctgggatctgccccTCCAGACTGGTTCTTTCTGCTTCCCTATGTCACCGCCAGTGATAAGTGACAGCTGGAATTCAGCTGGCAGGTGTGAGCAAGGCAGAACGGAACCCAGCTCACTCTCCCAGAGTAGTGCTGTCTCCCAAGGGCTAACCTAGCTCCAGCTGATCTGACACAGGCTAGCTGTGATCACGAGGGAGCAGATGTGTTGAGTAAAAAGGTGCCATTTAGTCACATATGCTAACCTCACTTTAATGGTGGCTTTGGCAAGGTCCTTACAACACAACTCAAGCACAGTGAGCGAGAGCAGTCTTCTAGCTGGAAATACACAGGAGCAGCTATCCTAGCTCAGGGACAAAAGACCAAGGCTGGCTGTGCTGTCACATAGTTGTATTGGCTCTAGAGTGGCAAAAGGGAGTAAAGAACTCATCAGTGCAGTGAGCACGTACCTGTGCATCAGTCAAACATGGAGCGAGGTGACACTTTACCCCTCAAACAAAACCCTTTAGCAAAGGGCATGAAGTTTTGAAGGGAAGTCATCTCTGAAATGAGAGATGCAGCCACTTCAGCACTGTGCTACCAGGAACCCACCGCTGTGCATCTCAGTCGAGTCCTTCAGCTGCGTGGTGCTCAGAACACATCGTAGATGCTGCCTGCCCACAGAGATTGGAAAGTAGCAAACCTGCTTCCTAAAATAGACCAGAACTTGTCTCTTCCACCTCCGAGCAACTCTTGACAGGGCAAGGATTATggccccagatcctccaaggtatttaggtgcctaactgccatttaggagctaggcacctaaatatcttggaggatctgggcctatttGAGCAAACCATGTAGCCAGGCTGCCTTCAGGTACACTTCACGTGGCCTGGGACGTCGCTTCAGGGTCCTTTAGCTGGCTGTGCAGATCCCACCCACTGAAAGGACAGCACCTCTGATGCTGTAgtacctcctcccccccactgttagTCCTGGGCTCATCCCCAGTGTTCCAGCTGGAAGTGGAGTGCAGCAGGTGTTGAGGTCACACTGAAAATGGGGCGGGGGATAAGGAAATGGGATGTGAGTAGCCCATGATAGTGTTGTGTGTGTTGCAGCTTTCACTAATCCCTGACTGTGTTTCAGATACATGATGGTGGACAGCGAGGAGGACCAGAAAACACACAGGCCGGTGCCGCCAAAGGAGGTGAGGAGAGCCACGGTCGGTATGGCTATGAGAGTCTTTGGCTATAGCAGGGTCTAACTACAGGTTGGCAGCAGGGTGAATCTGCCACAGTTAAAGCCCCTTTGGCTGGAAGGAAGGGGGAGCTGGTCCAGCCAAGAGAGGTGTAAGACTGGCAGCAGGAGCTGTCACTGTTTACCACTTCAGCCTAATGCTGTGCTTCCACACAGGGGTGTATGTATACCCCCATGGCTTCATCTTGCTTTCCTACCAGTTATTTAACCAAGACTCACGCAGTGTTCTCCAGCCGCTGAGATCAGCTAGTCCTGCTCTTAAAGAACGTGTGAGACACCGAACCTAATGCTTTCAGTTGATGCTAATTCCACCTGCCCCGAAGACGCACCCAGGGCTCCCATCACTTTCCACTTCACATCAATTTCACTTCCTTCCTAGGCTCCCAAGAAACTGATCCGCTACATTGACAACCAGGTGGTGAGTACAAAGGGAGAAAGGTACAAAGACATTAAGAAGCCAGAGAGTGAGGAGATGAAGAGAACTTACATCAGCCTCAAGCCAGCCAAGAAATACAAATTCCACTGACGGACATTCTCTCCAAGGCATCTTCCTCTGTCTTGCTGGCTGAGGCATGGAGGGACAGACCAGGGAGGCAGGAAGGATGAGAGGGGCCTTCTATACTCCTCGGACTGGAACTAACCTACCACTAGGAGCCAGCATGCTGCTGTCAGCCTCTAATTATAGCATGATGTCCCAGAGAAGCCTGTTCAGCAACGCTGTTTATGTAACCTTCCAAACTGTCCCTCCGCAGCCAGGAGCCAGCCGTCACTATGGCAAATTTGACTAACACAGCTGATGTGTGTCCTGGACCTCTCTGCCATTCCTTGCATGGGGATTTTTTATAGCTAATGTGTGGCTAGTGCAGTTCACAGCTgtctttttaaatgtgtgtgcaATGGTGTTTCTGTTGATCGTGACTGTTAGTAAAGATGGCGTGAATCAGTGTGGAATTCAGCCAGAGTACATCTGCTCCTCGGAAGGGTCGCACACCTGCAGCCCCTCACGGTTAGTTGGAAGCTTAAGCTGCATCTTTCTGTCTCTGCCGCACCCCCACCCGAGGCATGAGATGGTTCCTGTAAACTGGCTACCTGCAGCTCCTTCAGCGTGTTGAATGCACAGTGATTGTGAGGGCTTAGGTTAGAAACTAGGCCTGGTATTGTGAGCTCCCCACATCTCTGCCAGCACACTTCCTCATGGCTCTGCAGTAGCCCGATAGGGCCAGCAGCTGAGGACACCCCTCCAGAGCCCTGCTATTTCAGGGCTGGAACCTGAGTGGCAGCCACCAGCCCTGTGATGAGCAGGGGACACAGCCCAGGATGAAGGCTTACTACACTTCTGACCAAACTCAGATGTGAACTGAGTTCCCCAGCAGTAAGTGGTATCTGCCCCCTGCTGTACAGAACCCACAGGGGCCTTGCTCTTCTCCTTGCCCTAGCACTTGGGAATCAGGCCCCCCGCACTCCAGGGCTAGTGTCGCTTTCTCCTCCAGCCCACGCTTGGAGCtagggctgtgattcccagctctcATCGAGCcaggtgctaaaaacagcagcgtaGCTCCAGTAGCACACGCAGCAAGTGGTGGTACAGGCTAGCTGCCCCGGGTACGAAGCTGCCCAGACCCACAGCTGCCTGGTCAGGGTGACTAGCCTGTGCCACTGCTGTTGGGAGATGGCCCGCCGGTTTCTGACAAGGTCGTTCCAGTGTGCTGTAGCTATCACTgagactccctcccccccagctcagcaagccctgtcctggctgggAGGAGAGCTCAGCACTTCCCCTTCGATAGGGCAGAGGTGGTCTGGTTTATTCAACAGTTCTGCAGCTAGTCCACGGCCATAGTCCCTGCACAGCATCTTGTTCTCTGTAAAGCCGATGCCCAGCATGCTGGACTTCGAGATTTTAAATATTGCTTAAATAATATATCCTGTTTACCAGCTGACCTGGCCCAGCCAGGGTGTGTTCAGCACCACGGCGTTGCTGAGAGCGCCTCTCACTTTTCACACCACTGCAAagtgctgctgctccccccaggAGGCAATGCGGGAGCCCTGTTACAAACACAGCCGTGGCTAAAGAGCACCAAGGTGGCGGGGGGTAGAGGGAGGTCAGAGAGCCCTATCAGGACCAGCCACACTGATGGGACTGACTGCTCCCTCTGAGAGTCTCAGCAGCAATTTCTTACAGCACCCTCCAGGAGGCAGAGGCCAGCTGGGCGCTCTCTCCcgcctcagcagcagcagccgtccCCCTCCTCTAGATCTGAAGGTTAATGAAGGGGGCAAATCCAACCCCATCCTGCAGGAGAACGAGGGCCCTCTGCAGCGGCAGCTCCACATCCAGCTCCACCCCACGGCCACGGAGGATGCTCAGGCTGGACTCGGCCACCTTATGACAGTGTTTCACCTTCAGCGAGCGCAGCTTGGTGCAGTACTCGGCCAGGACCCTGCCAAGAGAGAGCGCAGGCTGGAGGCAACagctcctgctcccagcaccctcctgcactgtTACTGGAAGGTGACACACCGTACCCATGGGAGGAGGGCCTTGCCTGGGCATAGAGCACACGCAGGAGATGGTAATCTGGTGATCAGCTCAATCCTGATCCCTCTCCATGGCATCCCAGAGAGCTTACTGTAGCCAAGCCCCTATCCGTTACATCTAGTATCTACGCTGTCCTCCAGTGCCTGCCAGCAGCCTCCCCAGCAGCCAAGAGCTGCCACTGCACCCAGCACCACAGAAGCGAGCAAGGAAGAGACCCAGCCTCCCTTATTTCTCTCTGATCTCCCCCCGCAGAGGGCCCCCATCCTGCATGCACAGTTAAACAAACTTGGTACCTAATGGACTCATTCTTGACCCGCAGACACCCGGTGAGGTCCAGGTGCTCCAGCTCAGGGCAGCACTTGGCAATCTCCTCCACCGCCGTGTCACCCACGTTGGCATTGACAGCCAGAGAGAGGGACTTCAGCCTGCTGCACTTCTGCACCAGGTAGCAGATGGCTTCGTCCTTCAGCTGGCGACAGGCCGTCAGGTCCAGGGACTCCAGTCCCTTGCAGTGGTCAGCCAGGCTGCGCAGAGAGAGGCTGTCCACCCACTCGCAGTGAGCCAGGGAGAGACTGCGCACATGGGGGCAGCTCAGTGAGATGGCCACCAGGGCATGCCGGCTCAACTGCAGGCAGCTGCTCAGCTGGATCTGCTGCAGGTGGTGGTTCTGGCCAATCACAGGAAGCAGCTCCTTGTCAGTCAGCCAATCAGAGCAGTTCTGGAGCGCCAGCTGTTGCAGAACTTCGTTGTCTTTCAGAAGGTTACAGAAAGCAGTTTTGGGGAGGTGAGGACCAACCTGCATTGGGAGAACAGAGAACAAGACCTCCAGTGTATCAACACTGCTCTGGCTCTTAGATTCTCTCCCTCACTAGTCTCTTCCTTGCACCAGAGACATCAAAGAGCGAAGAGCCAGAGGAGACTTGGTAGGTCACCAAATCCACCCCCTCACCAGGGCTGCAGCACTTCCTGCAGCTTTTTCTCCACTTCAGTGGCCCAAGGGATGGGGCTCCCACAGCTTCCCTTGGAGACCATTCCACCGTATGAGAATTCTTGCCATCAAGAAGTTATTCCAGCTGTTCAATCCAAGGTTACCTCCTCTTAATGCCATTGAATTGCTTCTGTTTCTAAATCCCTGCCTCTCTACATTCTCCAGCTGTAAATACTTGCAGACAGGCCTGCCCCTCTTAGTCAGTGCTAGGGCAAGTAATGCCCattttgctctttttttaaattttcccagcCAGTCACTCCTTCCATCTAATCTCTCCTAAGCTATACAAATCCTCATGTGAACACACGTCTTTTGAACAACTGCGGCTCAAGTGAATTTAGCCGCAGTTGGTAACAAACTGAATTTAACTAAATCCACTTGAACCACTGCTATTCCATAATAAATGTATTCACTCAGACTTGCACTAAAATAACTTCCCAGGTTCGATTTGTAACTGGTTTAACATACACCTCTTACTATTTCTGTGctgatttgtgtgtagaccagcTCTTCACTGAGGCCCAACTTACAGTCTCCTGTGTTTCCTACTCATCAGGAAGAgccatccctgcagcccccccccataCCACCTTCCCAGTAGGGCTGGGAGAATGCTTGACTTGGTGAGTTCCAGCCCCTAAGGCTGGACACACCTGCGCACATCATATTCCCATCCCCCCGCCTCAAGGAGCCAGACCCATCTAGACACATcatattccacacacacacagctgtatgCATCATTCCCACCTGCCTCCAAACCTGGGCAAAACAGAGAGTCTGTCCCATTCCCAGCCTAGCGCGTCTCTGCTCCCCCCTGCTGGTGCTTGGATAGGGCCATGGGAAGGGCTTCTGGTTTCATCATTACTGTCAGCCTAATGGCCTATTATTAACAAATCTGTGCGCTGCTGAGACTTGAATCATTCCTGTCAGCCCCTGAAAGCATGGGGGCCGGGGATGTCAACCAGAGCAAATATTCTGACTGTGATTTGCCTTCCTCCCTCCTACCTAGCCTGACTTTCCCATTGTAGGTTCTTCCCACACGTAACAGCTCTCCCCAGTGCCAAGTGCAGAACTCTCCCATACCTGGCTAGAGTCAAAGCAGCGCATGTTGGCCAGGTACAGCTGGATGAGAGTCTGGAATGGCTTGCTGACCCTCTGCAGGCTCAGGAGCTGTCGCAGAGGCAAATGGCAGAGGATGTGTGGCACCAGGATGTCCTCCCAGGGCAGGTCCAGGAGGTGGCCCCTGAAGGAAAAGCAAAGGCAAGTAAACCCTGGAGCCAGTTAGACCCTGTTTCTCATAAAAGCCCAAACTGCTTCACGACAGTGACTGGGCAGCAGCCAACCAGCATGTCCAGAAAACATGCTGCCAGAAGGAGAAACTAGTTGCTAGAGGGCTGCTTTTAGCAGACTCCCAGCTCGGGGCTGGATTTGCTCTCTTGTGAAGCTTCCCAGAGGATCTCAGATATGCTCCCACTCCAGTCAAGCCCTCCATCCTTCAGGCTGTCAAAAAGGCCTCCCGATTCCCAGCTGCTGGACAGGCAATCTCTCAACAGTGAGGACAGTAAGTTGCAGCGTGAGGCCAACTGCATCCAGCCAGTCTGTTTAGCTCCTATTCTGTCACACACCCGATCCTTCCAATGGGTCTAACAAGACGGTCGGTCTGCAGGGGAGGCAGCCAGTGTTACATGTAAATGGAGGGGGAGGGACTGTCATGCAGGCCCCGGCACTACTGCGGCAGAACAGAGCCCAGCACCCTCTGATGAGGCACGGAGGGCACAAGAAACACATTGTACAGCAGAAACAGCctcccgggggggggcggggggggaacacATTTTCTGCTTCAAGTTCTGTCCATTTTTCTAAAGGGATGTTAAAATGTGGAGCGGTAACTAGATTTCCATGCTTTAAAAGGCAGAGCTAGAGCAACTGCCTCAGCATGGCTGTCAGGCGGCTACCCTTGCGAGGGCCTCTCCACAACCCAGTTCCAGCAGCGGCGAAGGTAGCTGGGGCGTCCCTTCCACCCAGAGCCGGCCAACGCGCACTCCCCAGTCCGGCCGCGTCAGCCGCGCCTACACCGCTGCCCCTCTCATCGCTGAGCCTTCAACCCAGGGAAAGCCACAGGGAGCGCGTCACCTGCAGAGGAAACCGAGCTGGCTGGGCGCCTGCTGTGGCGGGGGTGGGTGATGGAGCAGGGCGCCGCCCGTGGCTGGGGCACCCGCAGCACCTGTAAGGCAAGACCCACTGcccgccccgccgccgccgccgcgagGGGGGCCCGGGCCAGGGCAGGCGGGCGGGCTCCCGCGCAGAGAGCGAGCCGGCAGCACTGCGCGGGCTCCCATGCGAGGGCGAAAGCGCCACGGCAGGGGCCGCTCTGGCCCGAGACACCTGCTGTCTCCAGGGGCACCAGCCGGGGACGCTGCCGCCGGTACCTGGGGCAGGGCCGAGTCTCCCCTGGCGGCTCCATAGGGCTCTGGTCCCGTCTTCGCCAGCCGGCCGGCTCGCTTACCCCGCCCCCAGCGATGACGTGTCAGTGGCGCCGGGCGCCTGCTAAGCATGTCATCCACGGGCAGGCCGCTCAGCGGGGCGGAAATGCGGGTGCCCCCTCCCACAGACCAACTCAATCGAGCGCTACAGCGTCGACCGTCCGTCCCTGTAGCGTGTTCTGTCCGGCTGGACCCGGCGACCCGGAGAAAACGATCCGGTCTAGGCCGGGCGCGGGTCGAGCCCCGGGGGCAGCGGGGACTGAATCCGCCCCTTTTCCAAGGCCTGCCTGTCTGGAGGCGGATCACCCGGGGCTGAGCCCGGTCCACAGGGCTTGGGGGCAGACTGTTTGTGCCTCGGCCCGTGGGGCTAGTGCAGCCTGCCTGTGGCTGTGACCCTGGCCAGCCTCCCTAGCAAAGTGGGGTCCAGGCGTTGGAGGGAAGACCACGAGAGAGATCacgtgctgcagggagccctggggggcgctctccccgccGAGCAGCCTGGCTGGGCAGTAGCGGAGGTGGACCCTCTCCAGGGGTGGTCATACTGggggtcctgggagcagctgggggtTCCTGTGTattatgagatttttttattACTGAACATTTATACTCAGCAGCACCCAGAGGCCAACCAGCATGAGCCccagtgctgggtgctgtacaaatgttaTCCTGTCCGCACTCTGGGTTGGACCCTAGCAGGGAGTATCAGACGTGGAACCTCTGGATCTTAAAGCATGAGTCTCCACTGTGTGGTGCGAAAAGCCCAGCTCTGTTCACCAAggcagtagcagactcatcaCCTGTCTGTGGCTGTCACCGCGAGAGGTAAAGAGAGCACCATGTTGGGTGGGTGTGGGCTACAGAAACACATTGTGAGAGGCAGTCCCTACTCCTGTAGAGCTTCTTGTCTAAGCTGGGGGATTACCCCTACTGGCTTGCTCAGATCCCCCATGGGTTCACTTGGTTGCCTGCTACCCTAACAAACCCCAGTTGTACAGAGCTCCTGGCACGGACACTCCTCCCTGGAGGCAGCTGCACTTTCAAGTTGGTTGTGGAGTCCCATACACACAGTCTGTGAGATGCCTCTGGACCCTGCAGGATGGCAGGCCTGTAAGAGGCAATTACTGTTAgttagtcaaaaagaaaaggagtacttgtggcaccttagagactaaccaatttatttgagcataagctttcatgagctacagctcacttcatcggatgcatactatggaaaatacagaagatgttcttatacatacaaaccatgaaaaaataggtgtttaccactacaaaaggttttctctccccccaccacactctcctgctgctaatagcttatctaaagtgatcactctccttacaatgtctatgataatcaaggtgggccatttccagcacaaatccagggtttaacaagaacgtctgaggaagggggggggcaggaaaaaacaaggggaaataggttaccttgtataatgacttagccactcccagtctctattcaagcctaaattaattgtatccaatttgcaaatgaattccaattcaacagtctctcgctggagtctgggtttgaagtttttctgttgtaatatcgcaactttcatgtctgtaatcatgtgaccagag from Eretmochelys imbricata isolate rEreImb1 chromosome 7, rEreImb1.hap1, whole genome shotgun sequence encodes:
- the CUEDC2 gene encoding CUE domain-containing protein 2, with the translated sequence MDLERIIRDSLTCFIQSHIPDADLSGMDEVFFSYIASVLEELGSPESSEENFDMDTFVEMMEAYIPGFAEINSGNICEMMFALSERLREARNKGKVCQKAAESASSASAEELNHSDEQGAGASDEGRLHIPAEGAMAQGAEGDPKDGVELLLEMFPACTLSQAQKALTMALGNLDEAVQLLVEEKVEPGPGGANVKETARPCRVPKQDDLKQFILQKYMMVDSEEDQKTHRPVPPKEAPKKLIRYIDNQVVSTKGERYKDIKKPESEEMKRTYISLKPAKKYKFH
- the FBXL15 gene encoding F-box/LRR-repeat protein 15 isoform X2, translating into MEPPGETRPCPRGHLLDLPWEDILVPHILCHLPLRQLLSLQRVSKPFQTLIQLYLANMRCFDSSQVGPHLPKTAFCNLLKDNEVLQQLALQNCSDWLTDKELLPVIGQNHHLQQIQLSSCLQLSRHALVAISLSCPHVRSLSLAHCEWVDSLSLRSLADHCKGLESLDLTACRQLKDEAICYLVQKCSRLKSLSLAVNANVGDTAVEEIAKCCPELEHLDLTGCLRVKNESIRQHLRCVLSTTQLKDSTEMHSGGFLVAQC
- the FBXL15 gene encoding F-box/LRR-repeat protein 15 isoform X1 translates to MEPPGETRPCPRGHLLDLPWEDILVPHILCHLPLRQLLSLQRVSKPFQTLIQLYLANMRCFDSSQVGPHLPKTAFCNLLKDNEVLQQLALQNCSDWLTDKELLPVIGQNHHLQQIQLSSCLQLSRHALVAISLSCPHVRSLSLAHCEWVDSLSLRSLADHCKGLESLDLTACRQLKDEAICYLVQKCSRLKSLSLAVNANVGDTAVEEIAKCCPELEHLDLTGCLRVKNESIRVLAEYCTKLRSLKVKHCHKVAESSLSILRGRGVELDVELPLQRALVLLQDGVGFAPFINLQI